GCTCCTCAAGAAGTAAAATAAGCGATCAATGCTTCGAACTCCCATTGTGGGCCTGTTGATTGCCTATATGGCGGGGTTGATCTGCATCCCAGGCTGATATTTACTGCGTGTTGTTGTGGCTGAAAAGATAAATAACCGGTATAGATCTACACGCTGAAATCCCCTCATGCGCGGAAGAGTACTAGCAGAGCAGATGCTGGAGGAGCACTGCATGAATACTTTGGCCAGGCGTTGAGGTCCGCGGAGGAAGATCAACACGGCTTGTTGGGTAGGCTATATTGCTTTTTCCTTCAGCCTCGCACCTCGCTTCCTGACAAAAAGGCAACCTAACAATGATCCCCAGCCTCGATTTCTGTTTTCGACGGTTATCCCGGTATAAAATTAATCAATTATAATTTTTCGAGAAAGTATATCGTAAGGATAATAATCAATTTAGGAACCGATAATATCTGAAACACACCAAGGTGTTCTTGACTATGGGCGATCGCTCACTGGTACCTGATGATCCCAGCGCATGAACCACCCTCCGCTCGAATAGGGACCACTGATGATCTATCTGATAAGAAGATCAGTAGAGATGTCTCCATGGTAAAGACATATTAGGCAGGATCCGAGGTACGTACGTAACAGATATGCATATATATTGTCCGTCCGCATCTGACAGATATGACTTTGGTGACAGAATTAGGCTTGGCGAAAGTCTCCGTAGCCCGTCCCAGCGCCCTGGTACCTACCGTTGATCACGTAAACGAGCACACCATAGTTATGTTACAGGTACCCTGCTCAAGGTTCTTGCAGACAATAGTAGGCAAACTATGTAGTCGTAGCATAAGCCCCTTACAGGCTGTCTTTCGGAGTTACCTGTCAAGCGTCCTCTCCCGGGCACTGTCCTATGGCTCGAAACCACATTGGAGAAATTGTTCATTTAGCCGGTCAGTCCACATCGGGCAGAGAAGGTacaaaaaatagaaaaagggaaatgaCAGCAGATCGCAGAAAGGCAAATCTCCCCACCAACACCGCCATTGAGTAGTAGCGCCCTCTAGACTCTGGAcccatcctttccttgaAAAGTTCCAAGCTAATTCAATCCCCGTTAATCCAATGCGAACACCAAACACATCATGAGATCGCCAGACCAAATCAATCCACAATATCGCCCCCAGTCCTAGTTCACCAGCCACCTCGCGATGGTCTACCTTGTCTCCAACCAGGATGCCTACATTTTCTCTGCCTGCTTATCCTATTTTCCCGGACTTTTAACGGGTACCCGCACCGAACTCGGGCGATAGAAAATGATAGACCTGATGATCATCCGACTGGGTACCTGGTGATAGCATGCTTGCCTAGTCTGGAGCCGGCTCATCCCTGGGCTAGAGATGACACTGCTGGAGAATTGTTGAGATCCTACAAGATGCTTGCACATTTCGGGATCAGCTCGTTTACTTTTTGTTACGAGGTCTCGTGCCGAGCGCTTTTTGGCTCCTGCATAAGCCTCAGCCCGTTGATCCTTTCCCCAAGCTTAACAGGTAGAAGTGTTTCAATCACTAGTCTCGAGTCTATGCTGAGTTGCACCACTGTGATGCGGACGTGAGTTTTACTGGCATGGCAATTATCAGAGGGGTGCGccatttttcttcccttgaTGCGGCATATACATTGTTACCTGTTGTTTTGGAGATTTCACTCAAGGCATCCCATTTACGCGGCTCTGTCTGAAACAAGGCTATTGAGTGCACCAAGGGAGAAATGAATCATGAATACCAAATGCTAATTACTTGAAGGGGAAAGGTTGTGTTCATCATAATATGAAAATGGCTAGAGACGACTCACCAATCATTCGAGCTATATATCTGGCTCAAATTGGTCAGCATTATAATGGAGATGACCTAATTGGTGATCGTGATCGGTCATAGTCAACGCAGTTTTTTTCATTTGGTGGTGTCAGGCTTGAAGGAAGATCCCATGCAGAAGGTCAGTTGGTCTTCTACCAACTAGTTGCGTTTCAGGATATGATTATTAGGATATGCCATGTGCTCTTGTTGAACCCGATACCGGAGCTCCTTTTTACTAGTAGGAGAGCCAGAGAGCGTAAAGTTGTCGCTGTTCCATGTCTACCTCTTCCAACCATAAATTTTGGCTATTGTACTGATGTATTACAATGGGCTATTGCGACTGTATCGCTCTCCCCGACCCTGCGAAATCATCCACCATGCGTCCTGCAAAGGGACCGCATGAACTAAATATAGTCATATACAGGTACTGGGGTAATCTATGTTTGCATTTTTCTTAGTCGGGGGGCTGCTTCTCAACGCTTCGTGTACTGTATTGCTTGCTGATCCCATGGAGTGCACTAAATTGCATGGATTGGCATTTTCCCCAATTCCGCCACAGGGGCCAATCATGGGCGGGCGATGAGCATCACCCAGTCCCGACCTCCTCAGCTGAGGTGTTTTTGACTTGTTAAGTCCTGGTCGACGGAGAACTTATCCGCTAAACCGGAACCGGGTGGCCTCCAACCGGCCCAACCCTTCTCGAGGTGCCACATTTCGTCGCCGATAGGAATTCGTGAAGTCTGCAGCTGTTAGCTTGAGGGAACCactaccaaaaaaaaaagaagaagggggaggaggaggggggaagaaagGTTAAGATAAGCGTTACCTTGTAGAAGAGTACGGATCTTGCGGATTTCGCCCGATTGTACCCGGTCGGATATGCCCTTCAGCAGCCGCTCGGCCTCACCAGCTTTCATCGTACCCGCTGGCAACATCTGGAGAGTAGACTGGAACCAAGCCCCGGCCTCCTGTGGCATCAAGTCGAACAGTGACATCATCACACCAGACGCATCCGGGAAACATTCTGCGGGGAACGAGAACAACATTCCTGTTAGGAGTCGCTGCGAAAGCACTTGTCCCTGAGACGCAATCAACTGTTTGACTGCCTCGCGAATCTCCGGAGGATTCATATACGGATCCCCATCCGAGGTGGTGAAATCGGACACTGCGGGCTTTTCGAAAGCGAAGCTAAACAGGTCATGGTAATAATGTAATGTGGCAATAAGAGGGTCGATCTGCTGCAAAGTAAGGGCGCTCAGGGCTGCGGAGAAGATCGGCacagagagggaggaggtgATGCACTCTTTGGGGTAGTACCGGACAGCATCCGAAGAAAGACGATAGAAGTCCTCAATCACTGTTACGGATGATTAAGATCAGCAACTGGGGAGATATAATTATGATAGAAAAAGAGCAGGTTCGTCTAGCGCTTACCGTCAGGCAGGTTCTCCGGGGGCAAGTCATTGAGAATACGCAAGAAGGCGATCGCCTGTTGCTCGTAAAATTGGAAGACGGCACGACTCGTGCCTGGATCGACGAGGTCAGCACCTTCGGAAAATTCCCGCACGACTGCATCAGTGGCCCACAAGAAGCACCCTTCTCGTGACGCCTGGAATCCATTGGCGAGGCTCTCTGCCAGTGTAGGCAATAACGGAGTCATGGCTGTTCGGTAGGAGATGAGCATGTTCCTCCAGCAGCGGCACACTCGCTCCAAAATGGGAGTAGATGAAGTAAAGTTCATGACAATAGTCGTCATGATGGGCAAGACCTCGCCACAATATTTGACAGCGGGATTTTCCTCGTGGGGTGAAACATATGGATTCACCACTAGCACGAAGATCGTAATCAATTGGAGATGGTCTGTAATGACAGAATTAGCAtgctccttttcttcaatatCCGTATATACGTACCAGCGACGGCCCGTTGGCCCTGTTCGTCCTTCGCATTGTTCGCCAAGTTCATGATTCTAGCCATAATCGGGTTGCAGAACATTTTCATCGTCTCATAGATCTTTTCAAGTGGCTGCACTGCAACCACAGCCGCCACACCCTCAGTCACCTCCTCCTGACTTGCTGGCTTCAACTTATCAAGAACAGACTCATAGAACGAATGAAGTTGAGCAATGTGTCCGCCGAGCAGCTTTTGACAGTCAGTACCCAGGAACTTGAAAGCCAGAGCTGCGGCCTGAACAACTTCCGGAGAGCTGTGTTGAAACCCGGAAATAACATAGTTCAGCTGTGCTTCAAGAGTCTCTGGGTGCTGTGCTGTCCATTCCGTATAGCGGGCCAGGGCCATGATAGCCTGGAATCGAACCTTCTCTTGGTTCGGTATTTGTGTTATCAGAGGAATCACTTGCGGGAGAATCTGGCTTTCCTCAGGGTCAACCATGCGGCCCATAGCTCTCAAGCTGAAGAGCGGCGCTTCAAGTTCTTGCCAATTTGGAACATGTTCATCGCTAGCCTGGGAAGCGTAGTTGGAAATCCACTGCTGGATTAACTGATAGGCCTTGGAGAGACATTCCGTCACTCCAATCACAGCGCAGCAATCTTTGAGGACATCCCCCATCGAGTGTCGGTAGTGACGAAATTTCTCTTCCTGTTCCCGGTCCCCACCAAACAGATCGGTCTCACCCTCTTCTGGGCGGGGGTACTCAAGGTGCTTCACCATAACATCCACCAGCTTGGAGAAGACATCACTATAGCTTACCCGTGCATCGGCATACCGCTCCAGCGTGACATACTGCTTCAATTCATACCAAAATACGAAAGTTAGTGAAACAGCGTCGCGTTCCCAGTCTCGTGCGCAGCATTCTAGGACAGCCTCTACGAGGCCCCGGAAATCGGACGGTAAGCGGGCGATCAGCACAACCCAAGACTCACCAGCCTCCGCAAAAAGCCTGGTAATGCCTCTGAACGCATCCATATCCTCGGCCTCCGCAGCCTCGGCGATCTTTGGACGAAGGGACATTAGGCGTGGATACAAGGTCTGTATAATCGGCAGTGAGTCGTCCACCTCCCGAGTATCTCTGTACAGGGTGCAAACACTCTCCACCGCGGCTTCGAATGACACATCATCGTCAAGTGCCTTCAGAATGACATCTAACAAGGGTGATTCAACAATCTTCGAGGCGGGGATCTCGCGCATCCAAGATGTAATGCAGTCCAGGAGACGAGGACTGGTAGATGCAGTTGCTAAAATAGGTATAAACTTTAGTATATGTATGGAGTGGGTCGTGAATGCTTTAAGGAACGTGTACATACGTGATGACTGAGCATACTGAATTAGAAGGTGCATCACTTGCTCTGCGTTATCTTCCAAGAGTTCTTTCGTCCTGAGGATGAGGTCGTCTTCCTAATAATGCCATGTATTAGAGTTTAACTATTGGTTGTACGAAGCAGAGCCGTTGCCGATCGCGTGATAGATGGGTAGGTAGGTGGGATATTGTCTGTCGAACATACACTTAGATTGATTTTGCGACCTTCAGTAACTTCTTCCGGAAGGATTCTCAGAAACTCCAACACGCAATCACCAGCATTACTCCCCAGTGCTGAGCCGACAGTAGCGAGGACATCTTTCCAGCCAGTCATCTGAATGGCGAGGCTCGCCAAACATACGCATAGTTGTGTCTGAATAGGGCGAGGGCCTGATGCAAAGGCGACGAGGAGATTCATTACTGAGTCCCTTAGAGCGGGTACAGATTCTGCGGGCAGCTGGTCCAGATCGAACATGATCTACAACAATCAGCATCCGGGTACTTCTTCCATTGACCATGGATCGTTTCACCTTTCCCTTCAGCGTGGTCGCAGCGAACAACTTAGCCTCGACAGGAACATCGGGAGACTGCAATAATTCATGGGTAATTGTCCAGGCTTCAACCTATAGTATGATTCAGGATTGTCAGTAAGAACACATTGGGCTGAGGCGAACTGGTACGGAGAAGGGGTGAGGGGTCGGGGGGTAACGGACTGATTTCTGGAATTTCTCGAGAAACTCATGAGCATGCGCCTTCTCGGTTCTGGAAACATTTCCCTGCATTGTAGCGACCGCAGCTAGAACAGGGCCAAAGGCCTGCCCTGCGGTACCCTCCTTGCTGGCCATCGTCGATTGGAGTGGGATGTTTTGGttgagggagaagaagaaacggaGATGAGGGGTCAGCCAGGCCGGAGGCTCAACACCTATGGAGTACGGTCATGAATACTCATTAAATAACCCCTGAAGAAGTTATGCAAGGAGAGGCCCAGGCACAAATAAAATCATTCAATAGTGGTGGATGGGCAAATCGGGTGAATGACCTTATAGTAGAAGTGGGATGTGGTGACGCCTGAGCCCGAAGGGAAAAGTTGGTGAGCCGCAGCGAAGTCCCGAAGCGGTTTGAATCCGCCCGAGTTAagctctctctcttccttctctcatCTTGCCCGCCAACGCTAAACCAACCTCCAACATCCGCGCAAACCACCATAATAGCTCTCTACCAGTCGCTTGAGTACGGCATCAATCGCTCATCCTATTTGAACCCGTTCCTTATTCCACTTATCGCGTATCGTCATGGCTGGTCGTGGaggcggtggaggtggtCGCAAGACCTTGCTCGCGCCGattcattttattttcaagcttcttcaacagcgCTCCACCGTTTCGATCTGGCTCTATGAGCAACTGGCTTTCCGTATAGAGGGCAAGATCAGGGTATGTGATCGCATGTGGGCAAAAACGCGTTACTTAGCTGACTTGATCAGGGATTCGATGAGTTCATGAATCTCGTCGTTGATGATGCAGTGGAGGTCAGGTTGGCTACAAAgaccgaagaagagaagcgcAGGCCTCTTGGTATGGAGCTAATCTGTATATCTTTTCTTAACTAGCAGTCAGCGGGCTAACTAGATTTCTCTTGTAGGCCAGATCCTGCTTAAGGGAGATAACGTCTCTCTCATCCAAGCCGTTCAGTGATCATAGGGGCCTTAGGAAGCatacagaaaagaaatttcAAAAATGTTTTGCCAGGCTACGACAATATCTACTTCTCTTTAATCATGTCTTTTTACGGGTTGCCGCTGGGAGACACTCTTGCACATCAATTAAATACACGGAGTTCTGACACGAGAGggaattctttttttggggCTATAAATTAGTGGTGACGGACGAAGCACCTATTGTCGCCGACGATGAGAACATCTACTGGCCAGTCATGGTTTGCAACGGGTATATGTTCGGTCGAGGGCAAAGTTTGCTCCTTGAGAGAGAGGGCAACTGGGCGAAGGTTAGGTGAGAATAAAAATCTGTGGTTCATGCGTTGGGAGGACTCTCACCAAGTAAAGGCATTTTTGGCGTCGTTGTCTTACTCTCAACCTCTTTGGAGTACCTAGTTAGAAAATGATCATAATATCCTTTACCATGACCCAGCCTCCTAAATTCGCGATCGAAGGCCATTCCTGGCATGACAATCAGATCTAATCCCCAGTCTCCATCTGTAGTCTTATCGGCTCCTGAGGGGGAGACTCCGATACCGCCGAGACAGTTCTTTCTTGTATCAACTTGAGTTTTCGTAAGGGATGGGATGCCCCATTTGTCGGGGGCGAGAGAATTGAATTCTTCCATGGAATTCAAGGCCAACATGTCCATGATGGATGTCTTCTGCTGCGTCGATGGCAGCTCCACATTATGGATATAGGGTATGAAGACCTCTTTGCCGTCTATCAAAGCGTCTTGCACAATAGCTGTAGTTGATAGCTCGCCCGACGGCATTGACAAATAAACGCCAATTCTTTTTGCATTTTGGTACTCAGTTAAAGAGAACAGCTTGCTTGTGGCAATTCTAGCTATGAAGTGTCAGCACCTTTGATGATGAGTCAAAAGCGATAAGGTCTCTGACATTGATTGACGATAGAATCTGCGGGGATCTTTTGAAGAACATCACGCATTTTTCTGCGAAGATCTTTCTTAGCTGTTTGTAGACCGGTCATCATGTTGCTACGAGGAAGTGGTAAAACCCTTGGAGTGATGAAGGTTGGAAAACGGATGTTGATCGTAGGTATACTACTGGTAACCAGAGCAGATAAAGTGgcatgtacggagtactccaCGGCAAACTACTGGATCTGGCGATGTTTGTCAACTTTGTTTCAGAATTAGTATCAGTGTCACGAGCGTGGCTTGGCACATTGGCTTTTTTAGGACGATTTGCGTGGTTGGATCGACGGTTGTGCCTGAATATGCTCCACAGAAAGGGCCGTGGAATTGGACCCTTCCTGGGATTCCTTGATCCTTCCCTTGCTACACCTCCCAAGTATCTGTTGATATCTGTCGCAGAACATATCGAGAAAATGCTTGCGCGATACTTTTCTCTAAGTCTGCTTGCTACGGCCGTGAGCGCAGCAAGTATATCTGACCTCGTGGGCACTTGGTCAACAAAGTCCCGCAAGGTTGTTACAGGTCCGGTATGTTCTGCGTCGCTTTGTTTGTTTATCGAAGGCCATAGTGTCAACACCCGTTCTAAGCTAATATACGCTTTCTTCTACTTAATAGGACTTTTATGATCCAATAAATGATAAATTCCTTGAACCGAATCTCACTGGTATCTCCTACTCTTTCACGGAGGATGGCCACTATGAAGAGGCATACTATCGCGCTGTTGCCAATCGTTAGTATTTCACTGCGCACCGGATGCTTCTACTGTCTAATATGTCTGGGTTATGCTTAGCTGTGAATCCTTCGTGCCCTAAAGGCATAATGCAATGGCAACATGGAAAGTTCGTCTTGAACAGTGACGGATCCCTTGAGTTGACTCCTATTGCCTCGGATGGCCGCCAGCTAGTTTCAGATCCTTGTTCCTCAAGTCTAGCAACATACACTAGATACAATCAGACAGAGACCTTCAATGTACCTTTCCACCACACCTTTGAATGCTGCCCTCGCTAATCCCATCTTAGTCATTCCAGGTTTCCAAAGATCCTTATCACGGCATTCAACGACTAGACCTCAAGAGGTTTGATGATTCACCAATGCATCCAATGTACCTGGTGTATCAGCCGCCGCAGATGCTGCCAACAACGACCTTGAACCCCGTGTCTGAGACGGGAAAAAGTAAACGTCATGTCGCCCGCGACACGGACCGGTTACCTGGAGTGAGGAACTTGATCACAAAGGAGGAGCTTACTAACCCTGACCGGTGGCTGTGGGTTGGGGTGTTCGCGACTGCTCTAGGTGGCATCACCTTATTTTACTCTTGATCTAGCGAGAAGCTCAAAGGGTGCGATGCCTTAATCAGTCGGCTTCCCAGCAGCTATGGAGTTCGGTAAACATGTCAAATGGGGATGCTTGGTATGGTATTTTATGGATTGGGATCACTGGAGTTCTGCATACAATCTGGCGCTGGAGGAATTTCTTCGGTCTGGCGTTCAATCATCTAATATTATCGGTCTACCGGCCAAAGTTGTCTATCCCTGCTGAATGTATGGGTTTACGCAGTTCATATAGATCTAATGATTCGTGATATATGAAGGCTCGAAGCTCAGGTTTGACCTCTGAGCACATTTTTATGCAAAGGAAACTGACCGTGGCTCCATGCCAACGTGGAGTGAAGTAGATTTACAGTTTTACAGTAGCTAATATACATACCGATCGGTTCATGTCTTTAGAGGGCAGAAACAGCCTCCCTGGCAATCTTAGCGACCTCTGATCTCTCCGCTGGCTTGCCGTCTAAGGCACCTCCGGGAGCAAACAGTGATTTGAGTAACGTCCCGATCTCGACCTTTTGGCCCGCCTCCTTTAACCTTGAGATCTCCTGTGCCACAATTTGCTTGACATCATCTAGGCTTATTGTCTCCACCTGGTTCGCATACTCTTCCAGAATCGTGACGTTCTTTTCCTCGGACTCTTTCAGGTCGGGCCGGTTGGCCTCAGCGAATTGTTGTGCCGCATCTTTTGCTCCTGTCATACGCTTCCGAATCAATGACAAAAGTTGCAAATCAGTTTGGATCGGGGATGAGGTCTTCAAGGAGTTGTTCGTTTCGGAAATGATAGCGCGCAGAACGTTCAACCTATAATATTATGGTCTATGTTAGCCGTCGCGCTTGGAAAGATGTGTGCTACATGCACTTCACGCACCTTGCTGTATCTTTGGCACGCATAGCAACCTTAAGGTCGGTCCTGATTTTAGCCATCAAAGGCGGCGTAGATGGGCTGGTAGTCGAATTCCATCGTACTGAGCGCAGGTTCAGCCGAGCTGTGAGTCTTTGAGGGCGGAACATTATGCGATGAGATCGAAGAAACTCAAAATGGCAGAGATAATTTTTTGACTAGAGAGGTAATTCCCTCGACTCGTAGAAAAgtagaattatattaagttCCGTGCAATTGAGGCACGAGAAAGCAACGGAAGGACCTTTTGTCGGCGGAAACAAAAGCCAAAAGGCGGAGAGCTCGTTCGAGGTTAAGTCACGATCTTCGGGCCCGTGCACaattttgtttctctctttcgaATTGTCATGATTTGACTGTTATTCGGTCTGAATAATCTTATCCGTCTCTGGAGGAACAACACACGCCTCCATTGATGATTTCTGTCATCCGCCCTGTCTAGTTTGGACTTCTCCCcggcttccttcttctctttctaccAATCTCAGTATCTTAATTTTCCTACACTGAACGAACTTACCTCGCCGGGGAGCGCGACGACTTCCCCCCCAAAGCCGCCCGTCTATCAACCTGCAAGCCAGCATCATGTCTTATCCAAACCTTCCTCCAGCTCTCACACCTCAGCGACCGCTACCCGGCGCTTTTTTTCAGACTCCTGGTCCGAACAATGTTCCGAGTGCGCCAGCTTTCTCACCGAAACCAGCTCCTGCCCCCGCAGAGCAACCTTCACCAGCTTCTCTCCCGAAGCTTCCTCCGGCCGCCTCAAAGTCGAAAAGTCAGACCTTAAGCACTGAGGAGCGCGCAGCTCGAACTGTCAATGATACGCTCACCCAAGAAGCCCGCTACCCTGACCTAGACAGCTACCTTTCTCGTAAGTAAACACAGGGCTTTGAGCCACATAGAGCATGGTTGACCCCTTGTGCAGAAGGCTTCTCGTCCGATTATGATATCCCGGTTTCCCCATCATGGGCTCCTTTCCAGAAAGTGAAGATGTATAACATTCCAGACCAGATCTTTGATCAGTATAACCGAGCGCAGGTCTCTACGAGCATGGGTCTTTTCGCTGAGTTGAATCATGCGTGGGTTGCCATTGACAACGCACTCTACATCTGGGACTATACACACCCGAACCCCCAGCTGGTGGGTTTTGAAGACCAACCAAACAGCATTAACGCGGTCAAATTGGCTAAACCTCGCCCTGGCGTGTTCTTGCCTTCGATCACACATTTGCTTGTCGTATCAACAACGGCAGACGTCATTCTACTTGGCATGGGCTGTGAGACAACCGCTACAGGTGCACGCCAGGTTACATTGTATCAGACGGGCATGTCGACGTCAATTCGTGGCTTGGACATTCACGTTATCGCGTCGTCGGACGCGACTGGTCGCATATTCTTCGGTGGCTCTTCCGACAATGACGTTTATGAGCTCACGTATCAACAAGAGGAAAAGTGGTTTCAAGGGCGTTGCTCAAAGGTCAACCATACTAGCTCTCGTTTGGGGGCCCTGACCCCCAGCCTaagcttctcgagcttcACGCACAAGATGTTCGAAAATGTAGAGCAGATGGAGATTGATGACAGCAGAAGATTGCTTTATACACtgtcttcctcgtccacaATTAGAGTATTTCACATGAAGCCCGACGGTACCCTTGCTTTAGCGATCACTAAGCCTGCTATGGACATTTACGCCAATATCGGGCATATAATTGCATCGAACGAGACTCTGAATCCCAAGGTCCCGATCGTTTCCATCAGTCCTATTCCGGCTGCGGAGGCGTCTAGGTATCATTTAATGGCTACAACTGCTACTGGCTACCGGATCTACTTGAGTGCCACTGGCTCATATAGTTGGTCACCCTCACCCAACGGTACCAATGCGCCTACGAGCATGCAGGCTCACCACGTGAAAACACCTCCTTTCGATGGCGGTTCCGCCAGTCCAATGGGCCCGGCTTTCCAGGGTCAAGGGCGTTTCCAACCGTCAGTAGCAAAGGTTCCAATCCATTCTCTTGACCCTACCAGGTTCACTGTCCGATACCCTCCTGGTTACTTTTTTTGCTTCACATGCAAGGACCCAACGCAGAAGAC
This Aspergillus flavus chromosome 1, complete sequence DNA region includes the following protein-coding sequences:
- a CDS encoding protein rot1, which produces MLHRKGRGIGPFLGFLDPSLATPPKYLLISVAEHIEKMLARYFSLSLLATAVSAASISDLVGTWSTKSRKVVTGPDFYDPINDKFLEPNLTGISYSFTEDGHYEEAYYRAVANPVNPSCPKGIMQWQHGKFVLNSDGSLELTPIASDGRQLVSDPCSSSLATYTRYNQTETFNSFQVSKDPYHGIQRLDLKRFDDSPMHPMYLVYQPPQMLPTTTLNPVSETGKSKRHVARDTDRLPGVRNLITKEELTNPDRWLWVGVFATALGGITLFYS
- a CDS encoding 5-formyltetrahydrofolate cyclo-ligase, giving the protein MTGLQTAKKDLRRKMRDVLQKIPADSIVNQSRIATSKLFSLTEYQNAKRIGVYLSMPSGELSTTAIVQDALIDGKEVFIPYIHNVELPSTQQKTSIMDMLALNSMEEFNSLAPDKWGIPSLTKTQVDTRKNCLGGIGVSPSGADKTTDGDWGLDLIVMPGMAFDREFRRLGHGKGYYDHFLTRYSKEVESKTTTPKMPLLVALSLKEQTLPSTEHIPVANHDWPVDVLIVGDNRCFVRHH
- a CDS encoding putative small nuclear ribonucleoprotein SmE, which encodes MAGRGGGGGGRKTLLAPIHFIFKLLQQRSTVSIWLYEQLAFRIEGKIRGFDEFMNLVVDDAVEVRLATKTEEEKRRPLGQILLKGDNVSLIQAVQ
- a CDS encoding nuclear transport regulator, which encodes MASKEGTAGQAFGPVLAAVATMQGNVSRTEKAHAHEFLEKFQKSVEAWTITHELLQSPDVPVEAKLFAATTLKGKIMFDLDQLPAESVPALRDSVMNLLVAFASGPRPIQTQLCVCLASLAIQMTGWKDVLATVGSALGSNAGDCVLEFLRILPEEVTEGRKINLSEDDLILRTKELLEDNAEQVMHLLIQYAQSSPTASTSPRLLDCITSWMREIPASKIVESPLLDVILKALDDDVSFEAAVESVCTLYRDTREVDDSLPIIQTLYPRLMSLRPKIAEAAEAEDMDAFRGITRLFAEAGESWVVLIARLPSDFRGLVEAVLECCARDWERDAVSLTFVFWYELKQYVTLERYADARVSYSDVFSKLVDVMVKHLEYPRPEEGETDLFGGDREQEEKFRHYRHSMGDVLKDCCAVIGVTECLSKAYQLIQQWISNYASQASDEHVPNWQELEAPLFSLRAMGRMVDPEESQILPQVIPLITQIPNQEKVRFQAIMALARYTEWTAQHPETLEAQLNYVISGFQHSSPEVVQAAALAFKFLGTDCQKLLGGHIAQLHSFYESVLDKLKPASQEEVTEGVAAVVAVQPLEKIYETMKMFCNPIMARIMNLANNAKDEQGQRAVADHLQLITIFVLVVNPYVSPHEENPAVKYCGEVLPIMTTIVMNFTSSTPILERVCRCWRNMLISYRTAMTPLLPTLAESLANGFQASREGCFLWATDAVVREFSEGADLVDPGTSRAVFQFYEQQAIAFLRILNDLPPENLPDVIEDFYRLSSDAVRYYPKECITSSLSVPIFSAALSALTLQQIDPLIATLHYYHDLFSFAFEKPAVSDFTTSDGDPYMNPPEIREAVKQLIASQGQVLSQRLLTGMLFSFPAECFPDASGVMMSLFDLMPQEAGAWFQSTLQMLPAGTMKAGEAERLLKGISDRVQSGEIRKIRTLLQDFTNSYRRRNVAPREGLGRLEATRFRFSG